In Tiliqua scincoides isolate rTilSci1 chromosome 1, rTilSci1.hap2, whole genome shotgun sequence, the following are encoded in one genomic region:
- the ATP5MC3 gene encoding ATP synthase F(0) complex subunit C3, mitochondrial, giving the protein MFACVKLTAGSPALVRAGSNLLYRPISAALLSRPEVRTGEGNTTFLTGPRNTGSQLALREFQTSAVSRDIDTAAKFIGAGAATVGVAGSGAGIGTVFGSLIIGYARNPSLKQQLFSYAILGFALSEAMGLFCLMVAFLILFAM; this is encoded by the exons ATGTTCGCCTGCGTCAAGCTCACCGCCGGCTCccctgcactg GTGCGTGCTGGGTCAAACCTCTTATACAGACCAATTTCTGCAGCGCTGTTGTCGAGGCCAGAAGTCAGGACTGGCGAG ggcaacACAACTTTCCTTACTGGACCTCGGAACACTGGCAGTCAACTAGCACTAAGGGAATTTCAAACTAGTGCTGTCAGCAGGGACATTGATACAGCTGCCAAATTTATTGGTGCTGGTGCTGCCACGGTAGGAGTGGCTGGTTCTGGTGCTGGTATTGGAACAGTCTTTGGGAGTCTGATCATTGGTTATGCCAG AAATCCTTCTCTGAAGCAGCAGTTGTTCTCGTATGCTATTCTGGGATTTGCCCTGTCTGAAGCCATGGGTCTCTTCTGTCTGATGGTTGCTTTCTTGATCCTGTTTGCCATGTGA